The following coding sequences lie in one Novipirellula caenicola genomic window:
- a CDS encoding NfeD family protein, whose protein sequence is MEKLAFAPMIDLPLAGITVSAFVWHFNRWAGHHDIDTSIDVASRLPVARLRVIALFVCALLVCWLVNFAFWSIFALLLGIGMAVALVTGGDVDGGVFGLWAAAYLIREWSFGFPQLVLHPQTHDTGSIASPADTGELVGKSGVTTSPLRPTGDVEIDGVIYSVASADGQLLDSGARVTVTSYHNGRSCVSLMPEPHDDG, encoded by the coding sequence ATGGAAAAACTCGCCTTCGCGCCGATGATTGACTTGCCGCTTGCTGGCATCACGGTGTCTGCGTTTGTCTGGCACTTTAACCGTTGGGCGGGTCACCACGATATCGACACATCCATTGACGTTGCGTCGCGTCTTCCCGTTGCCCGCCTCCGTGTCATCGCGTTATTCGTTTGTGCGTTACTCGTTTGCTGGCTTGTTAACTTTGCGTTTTGGTCGATTTTTGCCCTCTTGCTCGGTATTGGCATGGCCGTCGCTCTCGTCACAGGTGGTGATGTTGACGGCGGTGTATTTGGGTTGTGGGCAGCCGCCTACCTGATTCGTGAATGGTCGTTTGGTTTTCCGCAACTCGTACTTCACCCCCAAACTCACGATACCGGTTCGATCGCGTCACCAGCAGACACTGGCGAACTCGTTGGCAAGTCTGGCGTCACCACGTCTCCGCTACGGCCTACGGGCGATGTTGAAATTGACGGCGTGATTTATTCTGTCGCATCTGCGGACGGTCAGTTGCTCGACTCCGGCGCACGCGTTACGGTAACTTCGTACCACAATGGACGTTCTTGCGTGTC